ACAATACGAGAAGTAACATGGACACAAAGCTGTACGAAACCTTTCACAAACACATAACGTTACAATAGACCACTACTCTAAACATAACGAAGGAAACGGTAAACCTACAAGAACTGAACAAACACGGAGGGAAGGGTAAATCGTATAACAAGAACAACATATGAATACGGGTGTCATAACACGAAATAAATCATACAAGAGAGCAGGCTACTAAACACAGTAAGCGGATAGAACGTAAGGGCTAACCAAATTACATGAGCACAAGGAGAATACACAGGGGAGCAGGTTACGATGGACAGCAAGGGAAGCACAACACAAAAGCTAAGCAATGTTAAGTGAACACTGTATTAACACAATGAGCGCGGGGAAGGGAATACAGCGAACACACTAACGATAGACAACAAGAAAGTTCAGAGACAAAAGACGCGGAGAGAGCAGACCTCAAGGAAGACACCAAACACTGTAACACCCAGGACAATGGCCGACAGGGAACAATAGACATGATGAggaataaatacacagaaccgCTAAGGAATCACACGAAACAGGTGAGTAGAAaatgacaggggcgtgacagacaaaaGGAAACCTAGGAGACGGGAAAACAAGGCGGGGCTAGGGTAGACAAACACGGGACTGGGAAGgagtagtgatgggcaaatgaagcctcttgaagcaatgaagctttccaaccctttgctttgcaaaaaggttcattactcgaggcttcattcatcactcactagtgacatctgctggtgaaactgtaacagccttgTCATTCAgatggatcatactttcaaaaatttgtaaatgcaatattgtcacaaagtttccttcaaactcatgtttagtaacaggagaataaattaaatcatacttagttgtcatgttttaattattaaaatgatttgtagccaatctaatccttgaccattagtggttgtgttgggttttcttgtatgtcatgaacgtatttgacaatgaagatatgttgtactttactatattgggaattgagtggttgttgaggcagactgaatattttgagttagacactgataaaaaaaaaacagaatgtgtttaaaataattgcttcttgggggttctagatctggtttggcagtcatggcttgtggttagggaagggaagtggtaAGGGAACTGatcttgtaaccggagggtcgtgggttcgattcccagacctgagccCATGATTGAGgcgccccttaaccctcaattgttcacttatataaaaatgagataaaatgtaagtcgctctggataagggcgtctgccaaatgtaaaatgtttttaacattacaaataaggtttgcctcttccaatggtttttagtctgtttttgatgtgtgaatctgatgtacatcctgatcaaacaaaaagaatttagaacgttccagattttaaatttaaccacctactacaacacgatgcaacagggttcatagcgcttttatttagaaaaacgatacgcaatgACGtgaatgaagcaatgacgtggtcgacgtaatgcgaggcctcgtttgttgctgatcacgtgattttgcccaatatgacacaagctccgaagcggggcttcatcggacacgcccctatttactcggtacacgcttcgaagcctagcttcagatgtcccatcactaggAAGGAGGGCGAAGCTGGACGTAACACCTTTACAGCAGACTACAAAttgaacactcaaacacatggtagcAGTGTTTTACATTTGTCATGGAAGCAGTGTTTTTCCATTtccatttgttttccatttgtgtGGATCTGACGTCTGTGAAGCAGCAGGGGGCAGGGGCTGAGAATGACCGGTTTTATTATCCATGATAATGAACCAACAGAAAAACTCAGGCCACAAGGCAGAAACGATGCAATACATAAACAAAAGAGAAAAGATACAAAAGAGAAGCCAACGGGAAAGGATGAGTCCAGTAGACAGAGCAAGGTGCCCCCTGGTGCGAGTCGAGGGTGCAGgctgaatgcgcagcactggacagcgcgacctgtgggaataaatacaccCCAGAACTGATTAGGTGCAGGTGTCAGTATTCAGGGGATTGGGACTGAAGGAGTGTCCGTGACTGAGagggtgtgctctgtgtggttgTGGGCATGCGTGTGAGAGAGGGGGTACGTGTGCGTGGTGGCGTCCGGGCCGACCCAATGTGACAGTGTAGTTGCCATATGGGAAAGGATGTGTGTTACGTTTTGACAAAAAGAGACATACCTTCAGATATTGGGTCTTAGTGTCTGCAAAAAACGTAATAGGATTATAATAATTGATTTTAATATAATCTCTTATATTAATAGGATTCCAAGCGTATCGCAACACATCCTCTGGCAGCTTCTACATCCAGGACCTGTGTGAGACTCTGAGAGATCACGGCTCAACCCTACCCTGGAGGTCACGGAGCTCCTGACCCTGGTCAACCAGAAGGTCTCTGGACGCAGCGCCGTGCGTAAGGACGGGAGGGGGAAACAGCAGCCCTGCTTCACCTCCATGCTCAACAAGAGACTGTACTTCAGACCCAAGAAGGGAAGCACCACAGATCTAATACAATTACAGGGCCAAACACCGTCTGACTGACCAGTGTAATGTCAATAAAGAATCAATGACTGCTACATGATCTTGTTTGTCTTCACATCGGTTCTGATCCCTGAAGCAGTTACATCACACAGCACTTCCCCTTTGAGCACAcatgttgttgttgatgttggttgtgtttgacactgcacagctcagtacagcccagtgtcacgttgaggacccaggcccctcccttttgggcgtgtgtttacgtcgtcccCGTCTATTCGTCTACGTCAGTGGATCTACGTGGTTGTGGTTTAGTcctgtgataatctgtctcacctgtggctcgtctcatcaaCACACGGggctgatgtggtttgtctatttaatgtgcgctcgcgcagtgtcctgtgctcgtcgttgtctaaagtctacacgttgctgtgtttttcatgttcttcgtgcgctatatgtaattaaaataaaagtgacgtctgtcgccacaGAGGGATCCATGTCTCGTTCTTCGCTACGCTCCCAGCATCACACCCAGACTGGAATGGCAGGTCCAACAGGCATATGCCCATTTTATACAAATAATGCAAAAGCCCCTCTTTAAATGTATCcacaaaaataaatatccaaaaccaatcaaataattaaataacaaaaaaaaacatacagttTACACATGTGcagatacattttttttatttgtgattAAGTCCACTGAGAGTTTACAGTTGAGATTTAGGATTTGGTTTGGTTGTTATGAGGTATGTACCATAGAATATATATACCCCCTTCATGTCAGTTGTTTAAATGCTTTTGATGTTTAGATATGTTCCATTTTACCAGCAACAAATTTAAGAGAATAAACAAGATTCTACTACTTCTGCTAAATTTAACCACCTGCATGCAGTGTGCCTTGTGACCATAAACGTGCCTGGCCACTTACATGCCAAAGAAGAATCTGGTTTCAGTCTTGAGACCGAAAGGACAAAGACTGTGAGGTTTTTTGTGGTCATGTTTGTCAAGTTTATGTGTCTACTGAAAATATCTGTACAGAGTTCATGCAGACAATGAATGAAAGAGTCAAATCGGGGACACACAATTGTATTAttaacacagagaaagagaaccAGTTTTCTTTTAGAACTAATTAGCGTGAGTTCAGTCATTTTTCTGATAGACAAGTTTCTAACTGATCAAAAAGGTAGATCTTTAATGGATTTAGTACTAAAGTACTTTATCATAATTACTTTGGCTTCTTCTTGTTCCATTCAGTCGTATCATGACTTTGCAGTTCCTAGTCCAGGTTGATTCTATTTTGTGTTGTTTTCGGTGAATGCGTGCTTGTCTGGCTATGTCTGCATTCTTTTTTGTAAAATGTTTGTTGATATAGACTCCAGTCCCTTTCAGCTTTTTTGCCTGTCAAAGTAGCTCAGTTTTGTGGTAGGCTTTGCTTTGCTGTCTTTTTCGAGGCAGGGTGTGGCAAGCGGAGATGTTACTGCTTTGCATGGTTATGTCTTTGCTTTCCAGAAACTGAATAACTTGCCTTTCCAGATTATTCCTCTGTTGAGACGTTCTCACCATGTTTACGTCCAGCTGTGcttgcataataataataacaataatgacaAACTTTATTGATACCACGAGTGGGAAATTCAGTTCCCACTATAAGATCTATGTTTGGTTTCAAGTCCACTTATAATTAAGTCATTCATCCTAGTATACTGTTCAAGATAATCAATTCTCTATTCTAGTCCTCCAATTAGTTTGTCTTTTTCTTTAACTAATATCTTACGTCCTAGCGCAACCATACAGTCTGGTAGCAGCAGTGGTAGCGCAGCGGCCCTGTCACAGCGTTGATAGCATATCAGaactttgttatttttattttttttttatggagaGGCTGGGGAGATCTTCATTACTTCCATGTACAGGgtttggacaatgaaactgcaACTGCCATCAGGACTAATGTTTGAATGTTAAATCCTGTCTCATTATTATTGAAATGATTATGCAAACGGTGTGTTCCAAATTaatgtgtatataaatatatatataaatatatatatttatatatatatatatatatatttatatatatttatatatataaatacaggcacgtttatatatatatatatatatatatatatatatatatatacacacacacacacacacaggggttggACACCTGTCATTTTTGTCACgcttggctccgcccccctcctGTCTGCCACACCTTCTTTGTATTATCCTGCCTTTATTTGCCTTCTCAgctgtttcttgtttgtttcattattgtatggtatttagttcctggttttctgtgttctgtattagaaattctgaaacccttcaaatggtgagcacaaaatagtcagaagcagttgggttagataataagtacaatgatttatttaaacataaacATGGATGAACCcttgagatctccgttacaaacacaccaagtgtctgtcacagagagagctaattccccactccgaactctcatcctttatacccttgatcatcaatacacacggtgtccacgaggtgaacatgaggttaTTAACGAAATATGATTGGACAATGTAAGAAATGATTAGCattgatttgacagatgcatatgatgcatgccccctccacgctcagcatcctcgtgatggcgtggcagactgagtgtcgccgtagtcctttCCAAACTGAGATtaggcgtctccagcgaggtcagtttaggaacaccagatcaGATTAGACCTCGATTAAGGCCATCcagagaacacacatacacacatctgaggcctactgacgtcacgagaatggcttcagtggcatgattaacacacgtatatgtaaaaacCCTACTTCTatgtgtttaatatatactaagAATCACCAAATTTCCATCACATTTCCCTCCTTTTTGTCCTTTATGGACAAATTACACCGACTACAGACCATTCCAGTACAGGCTTTCGATCGTAGTGTCACTTACGGAAGTACATGCATGGTCAAACAAATTACATCTGATTACAAACAGATTACAACATTGTTCAACGAAGTAATTAACtcaaacatcatcatcatcatcattaaatGAATCAACATCAGGTGATAGATTGGTGGCCTTGACATCTGTCCTCATCGTGAGGTCCTCAGGTTTTAGCGCCGTGTCTGCAGCCTGCAAGACACAACTCCTCAGAAGTGACAGCAAACAAGGCACACAGAAAAACCATCAACAACAATCGCCATTGTGCTCCATCCCCGCATGAGCAAGAGCACAGGGTTCATGGTGGGTGATCGTTGACCCTTCTTGACAGCTGTTGTGCTTGGAGTGCGGGCACGCCCTATCTGCACTTCCACCCACTCAACTGAGGCGCCCGAACACCCTCCTTTCACCCTACAGAAGCTGGGATGCTTCAGTGCTGCTCTTCGTCTGCTCGGGTACTGGAACCTTCTTGCAATGGCTGGCGTGACATCACAATAACATCgtgggttattgtgtgtgtttgtgacctggTTGTCAGCTCTAGTTTAATGTTTAAAGCCTTGTACGTATCTCCATTCATCTTGGTTATTCTTGCCTTCTTGTCCTTTGTATGTTTACACTTTAGTTACTCCTAAAAGTGCTTTCTGTGTTCTTTCTTAGTGTAGTCTGGTTTATGTTTTGTGCTCTGTGTTACTAGCTTCTGTGTATTTGGTTCTAGTTCCCTATGGTTTTACCCTGTGTATACAGTAGTTCTTGTATGTGGTTTGGTGTTACTGATCGTTATTTTGTGGTTTTGTATCTCatttactttagtctctgctgCGTTTTCTCTGTGCCTTGTATTATTTCAGGATTcttattacataaatgtattttCCTTTCATAGTCGCTGTAGTCAGTTGTGTTCATTTGTTAGTGTTTCAGTGAAGTGTGTTCGGTAAGTCGCACACTCTCTGTGTGGGCGCGGTTTCTTTAgaggagactagctccgttCAGGTAGCTGTTCGCTCTTTATCGCGAAGGTGTCCAACCCCGACTCCCACCGTGTTACAattttagtgtgggaggttttatgggggtggatcagtgatggtttgggctgccaAATCATGACATTCCCTTGGCCCATTGCTTGTGCTAGATGGGCGCGTCACTGCCAAGGACTACCGAACCATTTTGGAGGACCATGTGCACCCAGGACTTGTATACGTCATTCCCAAGACGAATCAACACTGTATTGGATGCAAAATGAGGCCCTACACCAGGGGtgggcaacccgcggctcgcgagccgcatgcggctctttgcctggtttcgtgcggctccccagccggtccgcgggctcacctgcagtaacggggcgacacactgctacattttcgtggtgcgcggtttgtttccAAAcccagcgagccgctaatacttttaaaatcgccgtagtggaaaacacgcatttgactgtctttacagctaataatttaaccCCCCctactcaacaacttacactcgccccccctcccccccccccgctcaacaacttacactcgccaccatgctcgacaacttacactccccccccccgctcaacaaattaaaCTCGCCAAtgcatgatgtggctctttgccgttacACAGTACAAAAAATTGCTCTAGGTCTctggcgggttggccacccctgccctacaccatactaataaattattgtggtctaaaaccaggcGTTTCaatttcattgtccaacccctgtatatgctcaatattgtttattttgttttagaGGCTCTCATGGAGCCAAAATTATGGAAATATAAGCCCAACTGTTTACTTCAGTTTTAATCCTAAATTATAATTTTGCTATATGTACACCTTGAGATAACTAGTGTTCAATGTGTATTAGTACAAATTGTAAAAAAATCGGCTCAAAATGGCCACTGCACAAAGGGGTTTTAAATACTCAAAAAAAATCATGCTCCAAATCTCTTTCAGTGAATCCTCTTTCAGCCCTGATTCTGTTCATCTGCCTCTTTAAGCACATATTTCATGTTGTTTAGAGACTTAAAGTGTTTAACAACACAAACTCTCCCAGACTTCCTGCACTGTCTGATGATGCACACTAGGATGGGCAGCATGGGATAGGCGTACTCCATCACACTCCTCTTCTTCCCTCCTGCTCCTTGGTAAACATAGCCTCCAGTGTGAACTCCAATCAGTTCACAGGACTCATTGAAGACTGGGGAGCCAGAGGATCCATGCAAAAAACAGGAATTGTAACTGATCTGGGAATCATCAATTTTCCATTTCTCTATTTGAGACCGCTGTGTCATGACATGAAAGAATTCTTGGTTCTCAGAAACGTGTCGTTCTGAAGACGATGCAGCTTCTTCTTTTGGAATGATGAAACAGGGGTCCATTCTCTTAACCCCACCCCCAGGATATCCAACTATACAGATCCCACCCCTACTGGAAGGTGGACTATAATGACTAAGCAATTGAGGACAGTCAGGAAGTTTTTCATCATCGCTCAGTTGTAGCAGTGCAAAGTCCACATGCTGACCCATGTCAATTTCCCCATAACGGTGGGAAACTAAGGTCAAAGGTTTTGTCTTGTGCACTGGTCTTCTCTCCTCAGTGTCCATTCTTTCCTCTGTGTCCATTATCTCTTCTGTGTCCTCTTTGACCAAATCCTCAAATTGAAATATAGCTGTTATGCATTTTGGCTTATGGGTAATGTCATAAGTAGAAACAACATGCGCATTGGTCAGAATTAACCTGCCAGTCAGCAAAAATCCAGTTCCTCTTGCTTCCCCTTCCACACAGATCTGGCAGACAGAGTCAGAGAGTTTACCTAATTGTTTTACTGTCTTTATCTCAGAGAAACTCTGAGCGCTTTTATCATACTCCTCTCTGAAGAACCTCTGCACCTCAGCAGGCTTTGAGAGTTTCTCCCGCTCCTTCAGCTTCTCCAACAAACCTCTCATCTGATCTCGGAGAAGATTCAGGACTTTCTCTGAGTTTGGGATGTTTGAAATGTGGATCTGCGTTATGTTCGATCCCTTCCCTTTCAGCGGCTTTTGCTGCAAAGTGCTGACAGAGGCTGCAGTTTCTGACTGATGACTAGTAGGACTTATGGACACTTCACAAGGACCATTCTTCACTTGCTCATACTCCTGATTAGACCCCTGACTAGACCCCTGACTAGGTGGCCGATTGTCTTCGACAAAAACCTCGAACTGCTTTCCATTCAGAGGGTCAACAATGTTTGACATGTTGTGGATATCCTTATTGTCCATGTCCTTGAGAGAATGTgtcttctttttaaaaatgccaTCATTAAACCTTCCATCATGCTCAAGAGCATTTATCAGCTTTCGTCCTTTCAAGGCATACACACAAACGTAATCCACATGTCTTGTCAGTTGCTTGTTTCTCATCAGTTGTCGAATAACTTTGTGACCTCGTATTTTAATGTTAAAGGTAACAAATTTGTTGGCGTCACTCGTATCATTTGATTTATTCCCCTTTCCGTCGTTATCCATTTTAATGAAGGTTATATCCAAAACCTCATTTTTATTAATCAGACAGCAGGGGAAGTCGGACGTCACGGCTCCTCTGGGTGATT
The genomic region above belongs to Brachyhypopomus gauderio isolate BG-103 chromosome 3, BGAUD_0.2, whole genome shotgun sequence and contains:
- the LOC143509671 gene encoding serine protease FAM111A-like, which encodes MDNDGKGNKSNDTSDANKFVTFNIKIRGHKVIRQLMRNKQLTRHVDYVCVYALKGRKLINALEHDGRFNDGIFKKKTHSLKDMDNKDIHNMSNIVDPLNGKQFEVFVEDNRPPSQGSSQGSNQEYEQVKNGPCEVSISPTSHQSETAASVSTLQQKPLKGKGSNITQIHISNIPNSEKVLNLLRDQMRGLLEKLKEREKLSKPAEVQRFFREEYDKSAQSFSEIKTVKQLGKLSDSVCQICVEGEARGTGFLLTGRLILTNAHVVSTYDITHKPKCITAIFQFEDLVKEDTEEIMDTEERMDTEERRPVHKTKPLTLVSHRYGEIDMGQHVDFALLQLSDDEKLPDCPQLLSHYSPPSSRGGICIVGYPGGGVKRMDPCFIIPKEEAASSSERHVSENQEFFHVMTQRSQIEKWKIDDSQISYNSCFLHGSSGSPVFNESCELIGVHTGGYVYQGAGGKKRSVMEYAYPMLPILVCIIRQCRKSGRVCVVKHFKSLNNMKYVLKEADEQNQG